In a genomic window of Vidua chalybeata isolate OUT-0048 chromosome 30, bVidCha1 merged haplotype, whole genome shotgun sequence:
- the LOC128801605 gene encoding uncharacterized protein LOC128801605 isoform X2: MGGKLSTQQKEIYYQVKVTLTESGKSFSKSFVNKFIKWLILRFPNVSAQDVRKMGFWKHVGAVLTEGTKKGDPSVKKGFMRIFLLVYDMVKEGADSRETREAEKSPSALFPPSPRPPRSENANRCVETSVSNPSSDSFHSCGCSQKCCTPSNPFPRPPRDEPPQDGGGRVAGVFVSSQDGQRSTAETPPSQQSVSEPFMDFVDRVRDTVEKKVEGQEARDEITFEIVTTNANEACRRVIMGLPASPPPTLDQLIEIRRMSIPTFLLLIWLHISRRMRTGSRACLRAGIFLGGCCPSKGHLLFCSCNFFSFAIIWDF, encoded by the exons ATGGGTGGGAAATTGTCCACGcagcagaaagagatttattacCAAGTAAAAGTAACCCTGACAGagtcaggaaaaagtttttctaaaagttttgtgaaCAAGTTTATAAAGTGGTTGATTTTAAGATTTCCAAATgtctcagctcaggatgtgaggAAAATGGGTTTTTGGAAGCATGTTGGGGCAGTTTTAACAGAAGGCACCAAGAAAGGGGACCCTTCAGTCAAAAAAGGCTTCatgaggatctttttgttagtttatgaCATGGTTAAAGAAGGTGCAGACAGTCGGGAAACGCGGGAAGCTGAAAAGAGCCCATCTGCTTTATTCCCCCCATCTCCCCGACCCCCACGGTCTGAAAATGCTAATCGCTGTGTTGAAACTTCAGTTTCTAACCCCTCTTCTGATTCTTTTCACAGTTGTGGCTGTTCCCAGAAATGCTGTACCCCTTCTAATCCCTTCCCACGCCCCCCACGGGACGAACCGCCACAAGATGGCGGAGGCCGCGTGGCGGGGGTCTTTGTCTCATCACAAGATGGACAAAGAAGCACGGCGGaaactcctccttcccag caatctgtttcagagccattcatggattttgttgatcGAGTGAGAGACACGGTTGAGAAAAAGGTGGAAGGACAAGAAGCACGAGATGAAATCACGTTTGaaattgtcaccacaaatgcaaatgaagccTGTCGACGAGTCATCATGGGTCTTCCAGCATCACCTCCACCTACGCTGGATCAGCTCATCGAG attagGAGGATGTCAATTCCtacattcctgctcctcattTGGCTCCATAtaagcaggagaatgaggactggttcaagggcatgtttaagggctgggatctttctgggtgggtgttgtccctctaaaggacatttgttattttgtagttgcaatttttttagttttgctatcatttgggatttttaa
- the LOC128801605 gene encoding uncharacterized protein LOC128801605 isoform X1: MGGKLSTQQKEIYYQVKVTLTESGKSFSKSFVNKFIKWLILRFPNVSAQDVRKMGFWKHVGAVLTEGTKKGDPSVKKGFMRIFLLVYDMVKEGADSRETREAEKSPSALFPPSPRPPRSENANRCVETSVSNPSSDSFHSCGCSQKCCTPSNPFPRPPRDEPPQDGGGRVAGVFVSSQDGQRSTAETPPSQVPPHTPVPDPPSLCPDPSSSSLAADQTPPRCCCRPPPTAPPLQVVPSAPPLEFAPPDPALLHTASPTSATPTQTSTPEPPDPAPRLLFPKLRPLVPMATGKAGRPKLRNRKQARIQTPCFSRQCCTTREGKTPDGNHFHTNA, translated from the coding sequence ATGGGTGGGAAATTGTCCACGcagcagaaagagatttattacCAAGTAAAAGTAACCCTGACAGagtcaggaaaaagtttttctaaaagttttgtgaaCAAGTTTATAAAGTGGTTGATTTTAAGATTTCCAAATgtctcagctcaggatgtgaggAAAATGGGTTTTTGGAAGCATGTTGGGGCAGTTTTAACAGAAGGCACCAAGAAAGGGGACCCTTCAGTCAAAAAAGGCTTCatgaggatctttttgttagtttatgaCATGGTTAAAGAAGGTGCAGACAGTCGGGAAACGCGGGAAGCTGAAAAGAGCCCATCTGCTTTATTCCCCCCATCTCCCCGACCCCCACGGTCTGAAAATGCTAATCGCTGTGTTGAAACTTCAGTTTCTAACCCCTCTTCTGATTCTTTTCACAGTTGTGGCTGTTCCCAGAAATGCTGTACCCCTTCTAATCCCTTCCCACGCCCCCCACGGGACGAACCGCCACAAGATGGCGGAGGCCGCGTGGCGGGGGTCTTTGTCTCATCACAAGATGGACAAAGAAGCACGGCGGaaactcctccttcccaggtacccccccacacaccagtccctgaccctccttccctttgtcctgacccctcctcctcctctcttgcgGCAGACCAAACCCCTCCCAGGTGCTGTTGCAGGCCTCCACCCACAGCACCGCCCCTCCAGgtggttccttcagctccacctcTCGAGTTTGCACCACCCGATCCCGCCCTGCTCCACACGGCATCaccaacctcagccactcccacacaaacctccacCCCCGAGCCTCCGGACCCTGCCCCCCGCCTCCTGTTTCCCAAGCTCCGGCCTCTGGTTCCCATGGCGACgggaaaggcagggaggccgaagctgagaaacagaaagcaggcaagGATTCAAACTCCTTGTTTCTCACGCCAGTGTTGTACAACGCGAGAGGGcaaaaccccagatgggaaccATTTTCATACGAATGCATAA